A DNA window from Micromonospora sp. NBC_01739 contains the following coding sequences:
- a CDS encoding LLM class flavin-dependent oxidoreductase, protein MQFGVFTVGDVTVDPTNGREPTERERIKAMVAIALKAEEVGLDVFATGEHHNPPFVPSSPTTMLGYIAARTERLLLSTATTLITTNDPVKIAEDYAMLQHLADGRVDLMMGRGNTGPVYPWFGQDIRNGIPLAIENYDLLRRLWREDTVDWRGKFRTPLQSFTSTPRPLDGVPPFVWHGSIRSPEIAEQAAYYGDGFFANHIFWPAEHTRRMVGLYRQRFEHYGHGSADQAIVGLGGQVFMRRNSQDAVREFRPYFDNAPVYGHGPSLEEFTAQTPLTVGSPQQVIDRTLGFRDYVGDYQRQLFLIDHAGLPLKTVLEQLDLLGEEVVPVLRKEFESLRPAHVPAAPTHASLRAAPDRSAGTEAGR, encoded by the coding sequence ATGCAGTTCGGAGTCTTCACCGTCGGTGACGTCACCGTCGACCCGACCAACGGGCGGGAGCCGACCGAGCGTGAGCGCATCAAGGCGATGGTCGCCATCGCCCTCAAGGCCGAGGAGGTCGGTCTCGACGTCTTCGCCACCGGCGAGCACCACAACCCGCCGTTCGTGCCCTCCTCGCCGACCACCATGCTGGGCTACATCGCCGCCCGCACCGAGCGGCTGCTGCTGTCCACCGCGACCACCCTGATCACCACGAACGACCCGGTGAAGATCGCCGAGGACTACGCGATGTTGCAGCATCTGGCCGACGGCCGGGTGGACCTGATGATGGGGCGTGGCAACACCGGCCCGGTCTACCCCTGGTTCGGACAGGACATCCGCAACGGCATCCCGCTGGCCATCGAGAACTACGACCTGCTGCGCCGGCTCTGGCGTGAGGACACCGTCGACTGGCGGGGCAAGTTCCGTACCCCCTTGCAGTCCTTCACCTCGACCCCCCGGCCGCTCGACGGGGTGCCGCCGTTCGTCTGGCACGGCTCCATCCGCAGCCCGGAGATCGCCGAGCAGGCCGCGTACTACGGGGACGGCTTCTTCGCCAACCACATCTTCTGGCCGGCCGAGCACACCCGCCGCATGGTGGGGCTGTACCGGCAGCGCTTCGAGCACTACGGCCACGGCAGCGCCGACCAGGCCATCGTCGGCCTCGGCGGCCAGGTGTTCATGCGGCGTAACTCCCAGGACGCGGTACGCGAGTTCCGCCCCTACTTCGACAACGCCCCGGTGTACGGGCACGGTCCGTCGCTGGAGGAGTTCACCGCACAGACCCCGCTGACCGTGGGCAGCCCGCAACAGGTCATCGACCGGACCCTCGGCTTCCGTGACTACGTCGGCGACTACCAGCGGCAACTGTTCCTGATCGACCACGCCGGTCTGCCGCTGAAGACCGTGCTGGAGCAGCTCGACCTGCTCGGGGAGGAGGTCGTACCGGTGCTGCGCAAGGAGTTCGAGTCCCTGCGTCCGGCCCACGTACCGGCGGCACCCACCCACGCCTCCCTGCGCGCCGCCCCCGACAGGAGCGCCGGGACGGAGGCCGGCCGGTGA
- a CDS encoding type II toxin-antitoxin system HicA family toxin encodes MSPALADLPLRKLLAALAKAGFDHVRTKGSHAVYRNPSGRVVIVPQHHTIKRGTLASILRQAGLTPGEFQQLLD; translated from the coding sequence ATGAGCCCGGCTCTGGCCGATCTTCCGCTCCGCAAGTTACTCGCGGCGCTTGCCAAGGCCGGGTTCGATCACGTGCGTACGAAGGGCAGCCACGCGGTCTACCGCAACCCTTCGGGGAGGGTGGTGATCGTTCCCCAGCACCACACGATCAAGCGGGGAACCCTCGCGTCCATTCTCCGCCAGGCCGGATTGACGCCGGGCGAGTTCCAGCAACTGCTCGACTGA
- a CDS encoding alpha/beta fold hydrolase: MNRRNWLALGAGAVTAAAIVDPARASAAPSAPAAPSSALLAGMLPGFSSRYATVNGVRLHYVIGGRGKPLFLLHGWPQTWWEYHKVMPALATRYRVIAVDLRGAGNSAKPQGGYDKKTMAADIAALAAHLGYDKVNVAGHDMGAMVAFSLAANSPQVVDKIALLDVAHPDPSYYEFRALPVPGMPFHPWWFAFNQVAQLPEQLLVGRAHYLVNWMFDNLLVNQAAISTFDRAVYAAAYNNADAIRGGNGWYQALPQDIQDGAAYAPLTVPVLGVAHDMFYPSFADSLSSRTTDLTLVQIDNTGHYFVDEQPAVLVQHLQAFFG, from the coding sequence GTGAATAGAAGGAATTGGTTGGCGCTGGGTGCCGGTGCGGTTACCGCAGCGGCGATCGTCGACCCGGCTCGGGCGTCAGCGGCGCCCTCTGCTCCGGCTGCTCCGTCCTCGGCGCTCCTGGCGGGCATGCTGCCCGGCTTCAGCAGCCGATACGCCACCGTCAACGGTGTCCGGCTGCACTACGTCATCGGCGGCCGGGGCAAGCCGCTGTTCCTGCTGCACGGCTGGCCGCAGACCTGGTGGGAGTACCACAAGGTGATGCCGGCTCTGGCCACACGCTACCGGGTCATCGCGGTGGACCTGCGCGGCGCGGGTAACTCCGCGAAGCCGCAGGGTGGCTACGACAAGAAGACCATGGCCGCCGACATCGCCGCCCTCGCCGCCCACCTGGGATACGACAAGGTGAACGTGGCCGGGCACGACATGGGCGCCATGGTGGCCTTCAGCCTCGCGGCGAACTCGCCGCAGGTGGTCGACAAGATCGCTCTGCTGGACGTCGCGCACCCCGACCCGAGCTACTACGAGTTCCGGGCACTGCCCGTTCCGGGCATGCCGTTCCACCCCTGGTGGTTCGCGTTCAACCAGGTAGCCCAGTTGCCCGAGCAGCTGCTCGTCGGCCGGGCCCACTACCTGGTCAACTGGATGTTCGACAACCTGCTGGTCAACCAGGCGGCGATCAGCACCTTCGACCGGGCTGTCTACGCCGCGGCCTACAACAACGCGGACGCGATCCGGGGTGGCAACGGCTGGTACCAGGCGCTCCCCCAGGACATCCAGGACGGTGCCGCGTACGCTCCGCTGACCGTGCCGGTCCTGGGCGTCGCGCACGACATGTTCTACCCCAGCTTCGCCGACTCGCTGTCCTCGCGGACGACGGATCTGACGCTGGTACAGATCGACAACACCGGTCACTACTTCGTTGACGAGCAGCCGGCCGTCCTCGTCCAGCACCTTCAGGCGTTCTTCGGCTGA
- a CDS encoding alpha/beta fold hydrolase, whose protein sequence is MSDQQPTIIFVHGAFAESASWNGVIERLGAGYNTVALANPLRSLAGDAAHLGDVMRWVGGPVVLVGHSYGGMVITQAAADNPTVRALVYVNALAPDTGESALSLSGQFPGSTLPGNLVQYPVSSGGNEVAIAQNAYHGQFAADVSADQASLMARTQRPVTEQALDDGLVGDPAWRSLPNWFVFSDADMNIPVAAHRFMAERANPRGQREVAGGSHALSVSQPGEVAESVIEAIRGTS, encoded by the coding sequence ATGTCCGATCAGCAGCCCACCATCATCTTCGTGCACGGCGCGTTCGCCGAGTCGGCTAGCTGGAACGGTGTGATCGAGCGGCTGGGGGCCGGGTACAACACGGTGGCCCTGGCCAACCCGCTGCGCAGCCTCGCCGGGGACGCCGCGCACCTGGGGGACGTGATGCGCTGGGTCGGCGGCCCGGTCGTGCTCGTCGGCCACTCGTACGGCGGAATGGTGATCACGCAGGCAGCGGCCGACAATCCGACCGTGCGGGCCCTGGTGTACGTCAACGCCCTGGCCCCGGACACCGGCGAAAGCGCACTGTCGCTGTCCGGACAGTTCCCCGGCAGCACCCTGCCCGGCAACCTGGTGCAGTACCCGGTGTCCTCCGGCGGCAACGAAGTGGCCATCGCCCAGAACGCCTACCACGGACAGTTCGCCGCCGACGTCTCCGCCGACCAAGCCTCCCTCATGGCCCGAACCCAACGGCCGGTCACCGAACAGGCCCTCGACGACGGTCTCGTCGGCGACCCCGCCTGGCGGTCACTGCCCAACTGGTTCGTCTTCAGCGACGCCGACATGAACATCCCGGTCGCCGCACACCGGTTCATGGCCGAGCGGGCCAACCCACGCGGACAGCGGGAGGTCGCGGGCGGCTCCCACGCCCTGTCCGTCTCCCAGCCCGGCGAGGTCGCCGAGAGCGTCATCGAAGCCATCCGCGGCACCAGTTGA
- a CDS encoding type II toxin-antitoxin system HicB family antitoxin yields the protein MKRPARIRRALMVRTFTAAVHQEEDWYVARCLELDVASQGETLDEALTNLREAVEVYLEEVSQPAIEATPLVTSFQVGRAA from the coding sequence ATGAAGCGACCTGCCAGGATCAGGAGGGCCTTGATGGTTCGGACGTTCACGGCTGCCGTCCACCAGGAAGAGGACTGGTACGTCGCTCGATGCTTGGAGCTCGACGTAGCCAGCCAGGGCGAGACGCTCGACGAAGCCCTGACCAACCTACGAGAAGCAGTCGAGGTCTACCTCGAAGAGGTCTCCCAGCCCGCCATCGAGGCTACGCCGCTAGTGACGTCCTTCCAGGTCGGAAGGGCCGCATGA
- a CDS encoding phosphotransferase family protein: protein MAGVEEVTVVVAHNERATLRVGDVFLKVDSDQTRIDVEVEAMRLAPVPTPEVLWRKPPVLAIAAVPGQALGRLGEPSPASPAAWAATGAAIRKLHDAPPPPWAGKKLVGLDAELERECAWLVDTGVLPADLVERNREIAEAAIRPWTPVFMHGDLQITHIFTDGDEVTGVIDWSEAAPGDPLFDLAVLTLGHEERLDDLLAGYGTDVDRNVIRAWWSLRSLLASRWLIEHGFDPSLPGCEFDVLRSRM from the coding sequence ATGGCCGGTGTGGAGGAGGTCACGGTCGTCGTCGCTCATAACGAGCGGGCGACCCTGCGCGTCGGCGACGTGTTCCTGAAGGTCGACAGCGATCAGACGCGTATCGATGTCGAGGTCGAGGCGATGCGGCTGGCGCCCGTTCCGACCCCCGAGGTCCTGTGGCGCAAGCCGCCCGTCCTCGCGATCGCGGCCGTCCCCGGCCAGGCACTCGGCCGCCTCGGTGAGCCGTCGCCCGCGTCACCTGCGGCGTGGGCCGCGACGGGCGCGGCGATCCGGAAGCTGCACGACGCGCCGCCCCCGCCGTGGGCCGGCAAGAAGCTCGTCGGCCTGGACGCGGAACTCGAACGCGAATGCGCCTGGCTCGTCGACACCGGCGTCCTGCCGGCCGATCTGGTCGAGCGCAACCGCGAGATAGCCGAGGCCGCGATTCGGCCGTGGACGCCGGTGTTCATGCACGGCGACCTGCAGATCACCCACATCTTCACCGACGGCGACGAGGTCACCGGCGTGATCGACTGGTCCGAGGCGGCGCCCGGCGATCCGTTGTTCGACCTGGCCGTCCTGACCCTCGGGCACGAGGAACGTCTCGACGATCTCCTCGCCGGTTACGGCACCGACGTCGACCGGAATGTGATCCGCGCCTGGTGGTCGCTGCGCAGCCTGCTGGCGTCCCGCTGGCTGATCGAACACGGCTTCGACCCGTCCTTGCCCGGCTGCGAGTTCGACGTACTGAGATCGCGGATGTGA
- a CDS encoding FMN reductase produces MSVRTIAVVSAGLSQPSSTRLLADQLAAATRDALTGYGEQVTLHPVELREHAHDIVNHLLTGFPAEPLRQVLEQVTGADGLIAVTPIFNASYSGLFKSFFDLVDAEALGGRPVLVAATGGTARHSLALEHAIRPMFTYLRAVVLPTAVFAAPEDWSGGTAQGALRTRIERAAAELAGQVHRSAPSAGPADPFALTTDFAQLLRGDHP; encoded by the coding sequence GTGAGCGTGCGTACCATCGCCGTGGTCTCCGCCGGGCTCAGTCAGCCCTCCTCCACCCGGCTGCTGGCCGACCAGCTCGCCGCCGCCACCCGCGACGCCCTGACCGGGTACGGCGAACAGGTCACCCTGCACCCGGTCGAGCTGCGGGAACACGCCCACGACATCGTCAACCACCTGCTCACCGGCTTCCCAGCGGAGCCGCTGCGGCAGGTGCTGGAGCAGGTCACCGGCGCGGACGGGCTGATCGCGGTGACCCCGATCTTCAACGCCTCGTACAGCGGGCTGTTCAAGTCCTTCTTCGACCTGGTCGACGCCGAGGCCCTGGGGGGTCGGCCGGTCCTGGTCGCCGCGACCGGCGGCACCGCCCGGCACTCGCTGGCCCTGGAGCACGCGATCCGGCCGATGTTCACCTACCTGCGGGCGGTGGTCCTGCCGACCGCCGTCTTCGCGGCCCCGGAGGACTGGTCCGGCGGTACGGCGCAGGGCGCCCTACGGACCCGGATCGAGCGGGCCGCCGCCGAGTTGGCCGGGCAGGTGCACCGCAGCGCCCCCTCCGCCGGCCCGGCCGACCCCTTCGCCCTGACGACCGACTTCGCGCAACTGCTCCGAGGCGACCACCCCTGA
- a CDS encoding DNA-3-methyladenine glycosylase: MDHPWLTAPAADVAQTARSLLGWEVAANGVRVRLTEVEAYAGTGEDPASHAHRGPTPRTKVMFGPAGYAYTYFVFGVHWCLNLVCGPDGEAAAVLLRAGEVVDGLDLARKRRGEVPDRDLARGPARLVRALGITAAANGTSMLDGTGPLLLTPPTRPVAPSAVSAGPRVGVAAAHDVPWRFWITGDPTVSPYRRHVPRRRRS; this comes from the coding sequence GTGGACCACCCTTGGCTGACCGCGCCCGCCGCCGATGTCGCGCAGACCGCGCGGTCGCTGCTCGGCTGGGAGGTGGCGGCCAACGGCGTCCGGGTCAGGCTGACCGAGGTCGAGGCGTACGCGGGCACCGGCGAGGACCCGGCCTCGCACGCTCACCGTGGCCCGACCCCCCGTACGAAGGTCATGTTCGGTCCGGCGGGGTACGCCTACACGTACTTCGTCTTCGGTGTGCACTGGTGTCTGAATCTGGTTTGCGGCCCGGATGGGGAGGCGGCGGCGGTGCTGCTGCGCGCGGGCGAGGTGGTCGACGGCCTGGATCTGGCCCGCAAGCGGCGCGGTGAGGTGCCCGACCGGGATCTCGCCCGGGGACCCGCCCGCCTGGTGAGGGCGCTCGGCATCACGGCAGCGGCGAACGGCACGTCGATGCTCGACGGCACCGGGCCGCTGCTGCTGACCCCGCCTACCCGGCCGGTCGCCCCGTCGGCTGTTTCCGCCGGCCCGCGCGTCGGGGTGGCCGCCGCCCACGACGTTCCGTGGCGATTCTGGATCACCGGCGACCCGACCGTCAGCCCCTACCGCCGCCACGTCCCCCGACGCCGACGAAGCTGA